In Prinia subflava isolate CZ2003 ecotype Zambia chromosome W, Cam_Psub_1.2, whole genome shotgun sequence, one DNA window encodes the following:
- the LOC134563462 gene encoding uncharacterized protein LOC134563462, whose amino-acid sequence MVITVDLSNISQDLTVYHVGLDKKTYLPLNPMMNPIQVVILLMLNSLAAAWIIPQPRQNVWVTLAQTLQQENICLSTAAAKNPMSTCLVGIPLQAGEFPAGLDKYRSNEIPEAHTPQPHKDHQKQDVFAMNPLAEWVQGLPRVAHEPQELELLGSSPATYCIHFSVIPKPSSTDEYHLIKQFRGEFTAKRWCHNISHIASDNPSHSKPRSLPRGLFLVCGDRAWAGIPSRLFGGPCTIGRLSVLTPNQTLIREWTHKNKSADKIQKRSADNLDPNCNSDIFHWAKSKRVAVSLFLPWVAAAKALGELGQLECWVVKQANLTSIAISSLLEDEEITRQATIQNRAAIDYLLLLHGHECQEFEGLCCMNLSSKAPNIHAALRSMNNMIGQVKQESEDWIKELFKGWGLTGWWTSVVKTIMLLFVILFLVTIAFGILRCLIFKAINGLISSTSEVNHIELANLKRSGLPTNHKWWETRTPC is encoded by the exons atggttataacagttgacctgtctaacatctcacaggacctgacggtttaccacgtgggattggaca agaaaacctacctcccactcaaccctatgatgaaccccatccaagttgtcatcctgctaatgctgaacagtctggcagctgcatggatcatccctcagccacgtcagaacgtctgggtaaccctggcacagacacttcagcaagaaaacatatgtttgtccactgcagcagctaagaatcctatgtctacctgtctggtaggaattcctttgcaggctggagaatttccagcaggcttggacaaatacaggtccaacgaaattccagaggcacacaccccacaaccacacaaagatcatcagAAGCAAGACGTGTttgccatgaaccccttagcggaatgggtgcagggtttgcccagggtagctcatgaaccccaggagttagaactattgggttcctcccctgccacatactgcatccatttctctgtcatcccaaaaccctctagcactgacgagtaccaccttataaagcagttccggggagaatttactgcaaagaggtggtgtcataatataagccacattgcatcagacaacccatcccactccaaacccaggagcctccctagaggattgttcttggtttgtggggatcgggcatgggcaggaattccatcccggcttttcggagggccatgtaccatagggcgattgtccgtgttgacacccaaccaaactttaattcgtgaatggacacacaaaaacaaatcggctgacaaaattcaaaaaaggagtgctgacaatttggacccaaattgtaattcagacatttttcattgggcaaagtcaaaaagagttgctgtatccctgtttcttccgtgggtagcagcagccaaagctctaggtgaattgggccaactagagtgctgggtggtcaagcaggctaatttaacatctatcgccatcagctccctcctagaagacgaggagattaccagacaggccacgATCCAGAACCGTGCTGCTATCGATTATCTCTTGCTAttacatggacatgaatgccaggaatttgaaggactctgttgcatgaatttgtcctcaaaggctccaaacatccatgctgccctccgaagcatgaacaacatgatcggacaagtgaagcaagaatcagaagattggatcaaggaactgttcaagggctggggactcactgggtggtggacttctgtagtcaaaacaattatgttactttttgttatccttttccttgtaaccatagcattcggaatcctacgctgtttgattttcaaggctattaatggcctcatatcttctacctcagaagtcaaccatatagagttggcaaatctaaagcggtccggtctccctaccaaccataagtggtgggaaacccgcactccgtgttaa